In a genomic window of Gloeocapsa sp. PCC 73106:
- a CDS encoding PEP-CTERM sorting domain-containing protein (PEP-CTERM proteins occur, often in large numbers, in the proteomes of bacteria that also encode an exosortase, a predicted intramembrane cysteine proteinase. The presence of a PEP-CTERM domain at a protein's C-terminus predicts cleavage within the sorting domain, followed by covalent anchoring to some some component of the (usually Gram-negative) cell surface. Many PEP-CTERM proteins exhibit an unusual sequence composition that includes large numbers of potential glycosylation sites. Expression of one such protein has been shown restore the ability of a bacterium to form floc, a type of biofilm.), whose translation MPEPTSILSTFILFGSGITNLKRRK comes from the coding sequence ATACCTGAACCGACAAGTATTCTCAGTACATTTATATTATTTGGTTCTGGAATTACCAATTTAAAACGACGTAAATAA
- a CDS encoding RNA 2'-phosphotransferase, with translation MTQKLSKFLSLILRHQPEQIGLSLNSAGWADVEQLINLANQQGIKINRCLLEDIVKTNDKQRFSFNEDKSKIRANQGHSLSIDLGLSPQEPPEFLFHGTATRFLDSILAKGLIGMKRQYVHLSIDESTALKVGKRHGKPVILLIKAGDLYRAGFTFFLVENGVWLTESVPPNFISIR, from the coding sequence ATGACACAAAAATTGAGCAAATTTTTAAGCCTGATTCTACGTCATCAACCCGAACAAATTGGGTTGAGTTTAAATAGTGCAGGGTGGGCTGATGTAGAGCAACTTATAAATTTAGCTAATCAACAAGGCATAAAAATTAATCGTTGTTTATTAGAAGATATAGTTAAAACAAACGATAAACAACGTTTTTCTTTTAACGAAGATAAATCTAAAATTAGAGCTAACCAGGGACATTCTTTAAGCATTGACCTTGGTTTGTCTCCACAAGAACCTCCAGAATTTCTCTTTCACGGTACAGCAACCCGTTTTCTAGATTCAATTCTTGCTAAAGGATTAATTGGGATGAAGCGACAGTACGTCCATTTATCAATTGATGAATCAACAGCTTTAAAAGTAGGAAAAAGACACGGAAAACCCGTTATTCTACTTATTAAAGCTGGAGATCTTTATCGTGCAGGTTTTACTTTTTTTCTAGTAGAGAATGGAGTCTGGTTGACTGAAAGTGTCCCACCAAATTTTATATCTATAAGATAA
- the psaB gene encoding photosystem I core protein PsaB yields the protein MATKFPKFSQDLAQDPTTRRIWYGIATAHDFETHDGMTEENLYQKIFASHFGHIAIIFLWTSGTLFHVAWQGNFEQWIKDPLNVSPIAHAIWDPHFGKGALDAFTQAGASGPVNIAYSGVYHWFYTIGMTHNSDLYQGAVFLLILSSVFLFAGWLHLQPKFRPSLSWFKNAESRLNHHLAGLFGVSSLAWTGHLVHVAIPESRGQHVGWDNFLSTPPHPAGLAPFFTGNWGVYAQNADTAGHMFGTSQGAGTAILTFLGGFHPQTESLWLTDIAHHHLAIAVIFIIAGHMYRTNFGIGHNIKEILKAHRPPEGTPFGGMLGEGHAGLYDTINNSLHFQLALALASLGVITSLVAQHMYALPSYAFIARDYTTQAALYTHHQYIAGFIMVGAFAHGAIFLVRDYDPEANKNNVLARVLEHKEAIISHLSWVSLFLGFHTLGLYVHNDVVVAFGTPEKQILIEPVFAQWIQATHGKALYGFDTLLSNPDSIASTTGAVWLPGWLDAINSGTNSLFLTIGPGDFLVHHAIALGLHTTTLILVKGALDARGSKLMPDKKDFGFAFPCDGPGRGGTCDISAWDSFYLAMFWMLNTLGWVTFYWHWKHLGIWQGNVAQFNENSTYLMGWFRDYLWANSAQLINGYNPYGVNNLSVWAWMFLFGHLVWATGFMFLISWRGYWQELIETIVWAHERTPLANLVRWKDKPVALSIVQARLVGLAHFTVGYVFTYAAFLIASTAGKFG from the coding sequence ATGGCAACTAAATTTCCCAAATTTAGCCAGGATCTGGCACAAGACCCGACAACACGTCGTATTTGGTATGGGATTGCTACAGCCCACGATTTCGAAACCCATGATGGCATGACCGAGGAAAATCTCTATCAAAAGATTTTTGCCTCTCACTTTGGACACATCGCTATCATCTTTTTGTGGACTTCGGGCACCCTATTCCATGTCGCGTGGCAAGGTAATTTCGAGCAATGGATCAAAGATCCTCTTAACGTTAGTCCCATCGCCCACGCTATTTGGGACCCTCATTTCGGTAAAGGCGCATTGGACGCATTCACCCAAGCAGGGGCGTCTGGTCCAGTCAACATCGCTTACTCTGGGGTTTACCACTGGTTCTATACCATTGGGATGACCCACAATAGCGACCTGTATCAAGGTGCCGTATTCTTGTTGATTCTGTCTTCCGTCTTTTTGTTCGCAGGCTGGTTACACTTACAACCTAAGTTTCGTCCTAGCCTTTCGTGGTTCAAAAATGCAGAGTCTCGTCTCAACCACCACCTAGCAGGTTTATTTGGGGTAAGTTCTTTGGCTTGGACAGGTCACCTAGTACACGTAGCTATCCCTGAGTCTCGGGGACAACACGTGGGTTGGGATAACTTCCTGTCTACTCCTCCTCATCCGGCAGGCTTAGCGCCTTTCTTCACAGGAAACTGGGGAGTATACGCGCAAAATGCTGATACTGCTGGCCACATGTTTGGTACCTCCCAGGGTGCAGGGACAGCGATTCTCACATTTTTGGGTGGTTTCCATCCACAGACAGAATCTTTGTGGTTGACCGATATAGCTCATCACCATCTAGCGATCGCGGTGATCTTTATCATTGCAGGTCATATGTACCGTACCAATTTTGGTATTGGTCATAACATCAAAGAGATTCTCAAAGCTCACAGACCTCCTGAAGGAACCCCCTTTGGTGGAATGCTCGGAGAGGGACACGCTGGTTTATACGACACAATCAACAACTCTCTGCATTTCCAGTTAGCTTTAGCTTTAGCGTCTTTGGGTGTAATAACCTCTTTAGTAGCTCAACATATGTATGCTCTACCGTCCTATGCATTCATAGCGCGCGACTATACAACCCAAGCTGCTCTCTACACTCACCACCAGTACATCGCTGGCTTCATCATGGTCGGTGCTTTCGCTCACGGAGCAATTTTCCTAGTACGGGATTATGATCCAGAAGCGAATAAAAACAACGTTCTAGCTCGAGTTTTAGAACATAAGGAAGCGATTATCTCTCACTTGAGCTGGGTATCTCTCTTCCTAGGTTTCCACACCCTCGGTCTATACGTACACAACGACGTAGTAGTTGCTTTCGGCACCCCTGAGAAACAGATTCTCATTGAGCCAGTATTCGCTCAGTGGATTCAAGCAACTCACGGTAAGGCTCTGTATGGGTTTGATACTTTACTATCTAATCCTGATAGTATTGCTTCTACCACCGGTGCTGTATGGCTACCTGGTTGGTTAGATGCGATTAACAGTGGTACTAACTCTCTGTTTTTGACCATCGGACCTGGTGACTTCTTAGTACACCACGCGATCGCTCTAGGTCTGCACACCACGACCTTAATCCTCGTCAAAGGTGCTTTAGACGCGCGTGGTTCTAAACTAATGCCCGATAAGAAAGACTTCGGTTTTGCTTTCCCCTGTGATGGTCCAGGTCGCGGCGGTACTTGTGATATCTCTGCTTGGGATTCTTTCTACCTCGCTATGTTCTGGATGCTGAACACCCTGGGTTGGGTAACCTTCTACTGGCACTGGAAGCATCTCGGTATCTGGCAAGGTAACGTAGCTCAATTTAATGAGAACTCTACCTATCTAATGGGTTGGTTCCGCGATTATCTCTGGGCTAATTCGGCTCAGTTAATCAACGGCTACAATCCCTATGGTGTCAATAACTTGTCTGTCTGGGCTTGGATGTTCTTGTTTGGACACTTAGTTTGGGCAACCGGTTTTATGTTCCTCATCTCTTGGAGAGGATACTGGCAAGAGTTGATTGAAACCATTGTTTGGGCCCACGAGCGCACTCCTCTAGCTAACCTAGTTCGCTGGAAAGACAAGCCCGTAGCTCTTTCAATCGTTCAAGCTCGTTTGGTAGGTCTAGCCCACTTCACAGTTGGTTACGTCTTTACCTACGCTGCGTTTCTGATTGCTTCAACCGCTGGTAAGTTCGGCTAA